The Crassostrea angulata isolate pt1a10 chromosome 1, ASM2561291v2, whole genome shotgun sequence nucleotide sequence TCCCTTAACAGTTGAAACAATATCGTCAAAAATACCAAAATGTATATTATGAAACAGCAGTTTCATTTAAGTTCTATTTTCAACTGATACCTACCCCAATATGAGAGTCACAGACGTcgtattttaatataaatgttgatTTGGCTGATTAGTTGTCGGGAGTTTtctgttaaaagaaataatgagACTGAGACAAACCAGTATTCTAGGGTTTATATTACTCTCAATATAATGTCCAATATAATGTCCATGATCCAAGGCTTAATAACAACATGGAAATAGCACTCTAGTACCAGCATCATATAGCTCATCAGTAGATGAGCTATATGACgttcttgttttaatataatggcACCAATATAGATGTCTAACTTAGTTTTTTGACATTAGGTAGGTTTACTGTTCAATTTCACGTAAGTAAAGGGACGTAAAAGGCTTTGGATATTTGCTCCATTTTTAATCAAAGTCAGTTTGTTTGTATCATTAGaaaacaattgtaaaaaaagttgtataattgttaaaatagtGTGGTTTAATGCAAAAGATAAAGTCAAACCACAGAACAAAAGACATAAAATTGGCTAGGTTGCccataaaaatcatacaaacatTGACATGCTAAAGTCAACAAATACAAAAGTCGTCCCTCAGCCtcaataatatttgaaatttataaatcaTAGAAATAATACAGTAAatctcggttatagcgaagttcTAGGTACCAGTGGATTTACTtagttatatccgtaattcgttatatgcATATAGCGATTTTGTATTAATAACTATACCGATTTCACAATATACATAATTTCCTTCCTTAAACTACAACGTTTTCTCTAATTGAAAAGGCTTAGAATGAATAAACATTCCTTTGAAACCTTTAATAATCGGATTGTAAATTatgttatatgaaaataaattcatttaaactatCATGTTAAATggcaaacttttaaaactgtaaagaaattagTTGAAAAAGTTTCTAATTTCGTCATATATGACCTCTACGAGTCTTAAAACCAGTTCACTGTAGCTGTAAATTCGTTAATCCGAAcagtaaaattttgcaaaaacatGTTAAGAATTATACCGGGAACTCCAAAAAATCCGTTATATCCAAAAATTTGCTATATACGTGTTCGCACTAAACGCGTTTTACTGTACAACACATATATGTATTGAAAAGAAAGAGCTTTGCGCATGggtttatttctttatcaaatacatCTAATGAATGTTAACGTCTGAAagatatacatttgtacatgttctaatatttgatatttcagGTAAACACATATTAATTGACAGCCCTCTCCCACACACATGATATTGctgttcgttttgaatttttcagtaaatattttattgcaagaaacaatctatttgaattactttttaggtttgaagaacaattttaattaatttacatttgcttctttgggtagtgacaatttgtctttcaatacaaactgctttattttttcagcagttCATAACTTCTAGAAGATTtagtaattgatttattttcatttattattgctATTTTACACTGTATATCAACACTATTTACTATttacagtctcgtttgaagtcatcttttcttAAATTCTATGGCCGATAAAACGACCtggtcagcaaatacaatcttccactgggtcgcatgctgactgacgtttttcatactaattgtaaGACCATAATTAATAACCTAATTATCTACGGagttttccggggggggggggggttccgattacgacaaagatcACActgcgggtgtgaccggtcagcagaggatgctcactcctccttgGCACCTGATcttacctctatctttttagaggtccgtgttgctctgctttgaatttgtatttcgttttatggatttttaagatggttgacagtctgttattgtcattttttatatccgcaaaaacattataaatgcatatttatgaatattactATGATAAAGTAAACAACTATAAGTTGTTATAACTGTAATATCACtatgacaattgtatatattgtaaatattatccTTAGGAGAGGAAGatgtaagttgtaagaacttgtttccaTTCCTCTTatgtaatttacacaataaaatatgttcaaaccataTATTTAATCCTTACAGtaaaaaagatataatttgaaatcgatcatttgtatatttatggacaatatttgattttttataaataaagaaaactagatacatgattacatgtattttcccgTGTGTGTACTCTGGCAGCCATacttaatttgaaattgatattagGTTGCTTACTAAAGGCAATACGACTTATCAAAACTGGTTAcagtatacatatacatgcatttaccATTAATTGTCAAGACTGGCTTTTCTTGATATTTGGTTTATTGCCATATGTTTAGAAAGTCCTTTTAATTTCTGTCTGCGTTATTGGTTTTTACCAGCTATTCCTTCTTCGTTTACAACTAATGAACATAAAGGCGTGACCTTTCTTTTCTGAAACCCatacatataaatattggtACTACGGTTTGTGTACACAAATTGTAATGATGGCACTAAAGCTCACGAGCTATCGGTCTGGTGGAGTGATTGTCTTTGGTAAGTAACTTACGAATTttgtcaacaaaattaaatcataatgaCTTACGGAACTGGTAGTGCAGGCTATAACCCAGCAAGTcattaaatatataacaatGAGAGCTTTCATATCTTTAACaagtatttacaatttttatttcagtttaagCTTTACAAGTTgtgaagtgttttaaaatttttatgaacTGTGTAATATCAAAGAAAGCTGCATTTCTAAAATGTAGACTATAATGTAGTTATTTTTGATGATGATTTTTCATACATTAGGATTTTGTTTTGCTGAGTAAAAATGCTCTGTTTGGTGCAGTGTATTAACTTTCTATTACCATAACAtaggtttttttaaacaatatgtatttttCGGAACAAATTTTGGAATTTGTAATACagtatttaaaaagataatgtttGTCTTAGTACACGTGATAAGTGAATATCGAAAAACATTACGGGTTTTTATTCCTATCAATTAGCAAAATCTATTCTGAGAatgataaacataaatattggAAAATACGAGGAGTTTTCTCATTTCATTtccttttctgtcaatttatcaaaatatatcaattcATATCACTGAcatatcatttttcttttcatctcatagtttcattttcttaataattcattgattatattccataaatcattttttacacCGAAGGATAGAAAACACAAAGCtatttggataaaaatcatataccatcgcaaatcatcaGAAATCCTACATATCTTAAATTTCTgaaatcatattttacaaaagatGCTTTATAATGCcattaaataatatattcatttgGTTTGCCGAGCTTACTTTATTAAATCCTGGTGTCTGACCATTACAATTTACAACAGACTGTATAAAAATTGCAGgcaaaataattattgtatcACCAAATTTTACGAAGTTATTggttcttaaaaaaatgtataaaatctaaTGCTGAAATTGCAGATTTAAATAATCTCTCcaaaatcaattaaatgattgtttaaattatttagaCAATTCAATTTTATAGACCTATGAATctaatttttgtacattttccaGCTtacgtaaaaattaaaaattatcttaaaatctACATAGCAATGTATCAAAGTCACAATAGAAGGTAACATCAGAGTAAGTCttgtaacaaaaaatgttttctacCCGAGTGTAAATGGTGTGTTTTACTAACTCTTGTAGCTCTCTTTCTTAAAGTTGTGCTGCTGTTCTACGCATGCGTGCAGATGGCTGACGCCTGCCAGTGCCCGGACACTTCCTGTATGCAGCTGTCCTTCACACAGAGGCGATGTGAGTGCTGTGTCTTTCATTTCTTGGGCAAGCGCACTCCTAAACCTTCCGTTAACGCCTTCTCCAAGAAGGAGGCCTTATCTTCATACTCTACATACGCCGACCAGGAAGTGTCTGACATTGACTACTGGTTCCGATTGACAGGTTTGTCGGACCCCTAGTAGAGAGGAACACAAAAACTGAGTCGTTTGTGCCTTTGTTCAGTTATCATTCTAGGAGGAGGGTGCGAGTCAAAAAGAAGGAATTCCGATTTTTATGGTTAAGCTTATGAATAGTTTAGTTTTTATCCtggaataaaaatataattacaacGTGTTTACTTGTCTTGTCCACCTAGAGAGGTGTGATAGGATCAAATGACCAATAATCAGAATCGAATGATTATCGTCGATGTTTTATTACATTGACAACTTCATGCctggattttttatattttctcaaaaactcCTTTTTAAATGAAGTACATGAAGTCTTAACTTCGTTTATATTTCCAAAATGAAAGTACGAAGggcattgtaatatatttttaattatgaaaaatgaatattaaaatcgttcatttgttgatattttttaggTCTGTTGTTAACATTCTCGAAATACAAAACACATAAAACTTTTGCATAACAAACTCATAATGTGTGTAT carries:
- the LOC128175494 gene encoding uncharacterized protein LOC128175494, which codes for MMALKLTSYRSGGVIVFVVLLFYACVQMADACQCPDTSCMQLSFTQRRCECCVFHFLGKRTPKPSVNAFSKKEALSSYSTYADQEVSDIDYWFRLTGLSDP